Part of the Paenibacillus kyungheensis genome, GGCGGATCATTATGTATCGAAGTGTTTCGATCGGTGATTCGAGCATGGGATGGAAGAGGTCATTCTACTGTACTCACAGAGCTTTTACTGGATATGTTGCATTATTCAGATGTGCATACATTATTTCACGACTATCTAGATCATCATTATCAAGTACCTGTACAAGTGGCTGAATTGCTATTTACAGCTGCCGCATGGGGAGATGGAGTAGCATTAGATATTTTAGCAAAACAAGGTCAGGAAATAGGAAAATCGATTACAGCGATCGTTAATCGATTGCAAATGCACACGTTATCATTTGATGTGGTGATGGCTGGAAGTCTGTTGACACGAGGAGATCGTGATTGGATTCGTCCGCAGATTGAGCAAGCCTTACAACAATCGGCACCGCATGCCTCACTGGTCAAATTAAAAGTCGAACCTGTGATCGGAGCGATATTACGTGCAATGGAACAGGCAGGACGTCATATTACACCCCAAGTGTATAAGCAGTTATACGATATAGGAAGCCTCACTACAGTACAAGCAAAAGAGCAATCTATCTAATAGCAATCACCACTACGCAGATCAAATGTACAGTATACGTCTATTATTTTATAAATACAGGATGTGATCATATATGAATAGGACTCAAGGGTTAAAGGTAGCTGTGATCGGTGGAGGTTCTTCGTATACACCGGAGTTAGTAGAAGGATTTATCCGCTATTATCAGGATCTGCCGATTCGTGAATTGTGGTTGGTCGATATTGAGCAAGGATTACACAAGCTTACTATTGTAGGTGAATTGGCTAAGCGTATGGTCGCTGCTTCAGGGTTGCCGATCAAGATACATTTAACAACGAATAGAAGAGAAGCAATCAAAGATGCTGATTATGTGAGCACGCAAATGCGAGTAGGTATGTTAGAAGCAAGAAGTGTGGATGAACGCATTCCTTTGCAGTACGGAGTGATCGGACAGGAGACGACCGGCCCCGGTGGAATGATGAAAGCACTACGCACTATTCCTGTATTACTAGATATTTGCCGGGATATTGAAGAGTTAGCGTCGAATGCATGGTTGCTGAATTTTACGAATCCGGCAGGTATGGTCACAGAAGCGATTCATAAGCATAGTAAAGTACGCAGTATCGGCTTATGCAATGCTCCTATCGGTCTGATCAAATGGTTAACTGCTCATTATCAAGTAGAGCCTCATCAAGTCTATGCCGAATTTGTAGGGCTTAATCATCTACATTGGGTTACTCGAATCGATATTGAGGGACAATCCAAATTAACAGAACTGCTAGCACAGCGTGAAGAGTATTCAGCCGCCAATGTTCCTCAGCAGGGTTGGGATGCTGAATTTCTACTATCGCTACAAGCATTACCTTCCTATTACCTCAAGTATTTTTATATGACTCCTCAGATGCTCCAAGACCAATTGTTAGCTTTTGAAAATGAAGGAACGCGTGCTCAGGTGGTACAGCGAGTAGAACAAGAACTGTTTGAGTTATATCGTGATCCTGAGCTACAAGAAAAGCCCAAGCAACTGGAACAACGCGGGGGTGCGTATTACTCGGAAGCCGCAGTGAACTTGATGCGTTCACTTCATAATGGCACAGGAGATATACAGACACTTAACGTTCCAAATCGTGGCATTATTGATTTTCTACCTGACGATGCTTGTATTGAAGTCAATTGCGTAGTGACTCAACAAGGCCCGTTACCGATTCAATTATCTACTGTACCGGATCATATTAAAGGGCTTATGCATGCGGTAAAAACCTATGAACAACTAACGATTCAGGCGGCAATAACCGGAGATCGTCAACTGGCTTTGCAAGCGATGGTTCATCATCCATTAGTGCCTTCGATAGCGATTGCCAAAGACATGCTAGACGAAATGTTAGAAGCGAATCGTGACTATTTGCCTTTATTTTTCCCAAAAGAACATCTAGCAGTAGCCGAAAGTAGATAAAATATCTGAAGCAGAAAAAGATGATTCGATCCTACTAGATTCAAAATATGACCTATTACATTATGCTAAGGAGGAATAACCAGTATGCGTACTTCATCGACAAAGGCACGTTGGCTTAGCTTCTCTCTTGTAATCATACTATTTAGTATTTCGTTATCAGGAATATTAGGATTATCGACGTCTGCTTATGCGGCTAATGAAAAGAAACCTTTTCCACAACAGGTGAATTATGCAGGAATCATCAAGCCCAATCATGTGACTCAGGCGGCGATGAATCAAACCGTAGCTTCTTATTATAGTTACTGGAAATCAACCTATCTCAAAAATGACTTGTCTTCTTTGCCAGGTGGTTATTATGTGCGTGGTGATATTACCGGTGATGCAGAAGGGTTTGACCCGCTAGGTACGTCCGAAGGTCAGGGGTATGGCATGGTGATTACCGCTCTGATGGCAGGGCAAGATACACAAGCACAGACGATCTATAATGGATTGTTCAAAACAGCCAGAGCGTACAAAAGTTCAGGCAATCCTGCTCTGATGGGTTGGGTCGTCGCTGATGATACTGCTGCACAAGGTCATTTTGGATCAGCAACCGATGGTGATCTGGATATTGCCTACTCTTTGCTTTTGGCACATACGCAGTGGGGTTCTGCTGGAACGGTAAATTATTTGTCAGAAGCTAAAAAAATGATCAGCGCCATCAAATCTAGCTATGTAACGTCTAATAATGGTATTAATCTGGGAGATTGGGATACCAAAAACAGCTATGATACCCGTCCATCGGATTGGATGCTCAGTCATTTTCATGCTTTTTACGATGTGACTGGAGATCAGACATGGCTGAATGTGATCAACAATCTGTACAGCAAATATGCGCAATTTAGTAGTAGCTATTCACCTAATACGGGCTTAATTTCAGACTTTGTAGTGGGGAATCCAGCGAAGCCTGCACCAGAGTGGTTTTTGGATGAATTTAAAGAGACAAATGAATACAATTACAATGCTTCTCGTGTACCGCTTCGAATCGTAATGGATTATGCGATGTATGGAGATACTCGCGGCAAGAATATAGCTAACAAAATAGCAGTCTGGATCAAAGGCAAAACCAGTGGTAAACCTGCCAGCATCAAAGATGGATATCAGTTAAACGGGACGGCGCGCGGTACCTATGCAACTGCTGTATTTGTCGCTCCATTTGTCGCCGCAGGTGTCACAGATCATGCCCATCAGACATGGGTCAATACAGGTTGGGATTGGATGAAAAATAGCAAAGAAAGCTATTTTAGCGACTCTTATAATCTACTGAGTATGTTATTTATCTCCGGTAACTGGTGGAAGCCTACTGCCTCTTGATGATAGGACGTACATGCATAGATGATTTGCATATAATATTATAACAACAGAGATCAGATAATATGCTTTTCAAATGTAGACATGTTCACCAAACCTCTACTCATTGCTGTCCTGCAATGAGTGGAGGTTTGTCTTGTTTTTCTCGCTAATGAATAGTGTCGCTTGCTTACTTTAGATGTCTATTTTTGGATTGTGGTATAGTGAGATAAAGTATCGCTCAGACAAAAATAATGAAAATAGATGGAGCAGGTGACCACTGTTGAAATGTTTAACTTTAAATACGCATTCATGGCACGAAACGAACCAGTTAGAAAAAATCAGTCAATTGGCTCATTTTATCAATCAACAACAATTTGATGTTATTGCTCTGCAAGAAGTAAATCAATCGATGAGTGAGCCGCATGTAGAGTTATCGGTATTAGAGGAATCACGTTATTACGCTACTGATCGAAATGTGAATATTCGGCAAAATAACTTTGCTTATGTGTTGTTACAGCAATTATCTTCTGATTATTATTGGACATGGGTTCCGACTCATCAGACCAGACAGACCTATGATGAAGGATTAGCGATACTGACTCGTACGCCGATCGTTCAAGCAAGCTACGACTTTGTCTCTCAACTGCAAGACTATAACAATTATCGGACACGTCGTCTGTTGATGGTGCAGACCGAGATCAGCGGACAGCCTGTATGGATAGCAGATGGACATTATGGATGGTGGCATGACGAAGAACATTTCCGTGGACAATGGGATCGTACAGAGCAGTTATTAGCACCATACCAAGATCAATTGATCCTCATGCTAGGCGATCTGAACAATGTGGCAGAGATTCGAGAAGAAGGTTATGACTATGTGATGAGCAAAGGCTGGTTCGACACCTATACATTAGCCAAAGTAAAAGACGATGGACATACCGTCGTCAAAGCTATCGCAGGTTGGGAAAACAATGCGACCAGTCTGCGTATCGATTATATTTTAACCAATCGTCCATTGTCTGTTCGTTCTTCTGCTGTGGCGTTGAATGGTGTGAATGGAGCTATTGTGTCGGATCATTTGGGAGTAGCTGTGGAGTTAGACTTGGAGTAATTCTATTAGCACGATAGAAAATTTTAAAAATTATAGTTCATTAAGACACTAAGAAAAGAGACCTTAACTAACAGGTCTCTTTTTGCTGTATCTATTTTATTGCTTTATTTATTCCGCCCATTCACGACGTAACGCAAATAAGTCTTTAAGGGCATCATTAGACAATTCAGTGATCCAGCCTTCTGAATTAGAAATAACATTATCACTTAACTGTTGCTTGCTCTCCAACATCTCATCAATTCGTTCTTCTAGCGTACCGAGGGAGATGAATTTGTGTACTTGTACATCACGAGTCTGACCCATCCGATAGGCTCGGTCAGTGGCTTGATTTTCGACTGCAGGATTCCACCAGCGATCCACATGGAATACATGGTTAGCAGCCGTTAAGTTCAGACCGACCCCACCAGCTTTGAGTGATAAAATAAAGACAGATGGCTTGGTGAAATCGCCTTCGACGGCAGGTGCTTGGAATTGCTCGATCATGCGATCGCGTGCTGTTTTGGAGGTGCTTCCGTTCAAATACAATACATTTTCTTGCAATTCTTCTTCCAAAATCTTCTGCATCAACTGACCCATCCCAATATACTGGGTGAAAATCAAACACTGTTCGCCTTCTTCACGTAATTCTTTGACCATTGCTAGCAAGCGTTCCAATTTGGCAGAACGACTGATCCAAGCTTCGGTATTGAATCGTTTACCTTTTTCCGGTTCAGGAGGCGCTTCTTTGGTCACAAGGATCGGATGATCGCATAATTGCTTGAGTTGGGTGAGCGCAGACAGAATCGCGCCTTTGCGCTTGATACCATCCAGATTGTTCATCTGTTGCATTAAGCTGTTAACCGCTTGATCGTACAATACCCCTTGTTCAGCAGTCAGATGAATATAAGTTTTCATTTCATTTTTTTCAGGCAAATTCAATTGAATATTAGGATCTTTTTTGGTACGTCGCAACATAAATGGCTTGACCAGTCGTTGCAAATGTAAAGTTCGTTCTTCATCATGATCTTTTTCGATCGCATTGCTAAACCGTTCTTGAAACCCTTTGGCTGTTCCTAGATACCCTGGCGTAATAAAGTCATATATCGACCATAACTCAGCCAATCTGTTTTCAATCGGTGTACCGGTTAATGCTACCCTGTGCATAGCGGATAGACTACGAACCGTTTGCGATTGTCTGGTCTGCGCATTTTTAATATTTTGCGCTTCATCCAGACAGATAGTTGCCCATGTATAGCTTTGGAGCAGTTCTTGATCCAGTGAAGCTGTCGCGTATGAAGTCAAAATCACATCGGCATGATCGATCAATTGCTGAAACTCCGCTCCCGAACGACGTTTACTTCCATAATGAAGCGCCACAGTAAGGGAAGGCGCAAAGCGACTGATTTCTTTTTGCCAGTTCCCAAGTACAGAAGTAGGGCAGATGACAAGAGAGGTCGGGCTGAAAATCGTCTCCTGATGCATATTTTGCATTTCTTCGGTTTGGTGAAATTGCTCGGCTAGTTGATGAATAGCAATCTCAGCATGTTCTTTAATATGCAGTAAATACGTGATTAATTGCACCGTTTTACCGAGTCCCATATCATCTGCTAGACAAGCACCTAAGCCGAATTTTCTTAGAAAAGATAACCATGAATATCCTTCATGCTGATAAGGACGTAATTGCGCTTGTAATCCTGCTGGAATCGGAGTGAGTGGAAGATCTACTTGCTGATTAATCTTTTCGATTAACGAAGTGAGATGTTCATTAAGTTCCACTTCCAATTCTACACGCGTACTTTCTTCTTCAATAGCTTCTTCTTCCGCTGCTTGAGCTATTCGATGTTGACGCATCAGATGAAGTTGCAATACATCTTGAAAAGAAAGTCCACGGCGCTTATCAATCCCGTTCATTGCACGCCGAATCTGCTCTAACAATTCAGGATCAAGTGCAATCCATTGTCCACGGAAAAGTACCAATCGTTCATTACGAGCCGCAAGTTCGAGGAACTCTTCTTCTGAAAGATCGGTATCTCCAATTGAGACACGCCAATCGAAATCGATCAATGCATCTAAGCCAAAAAACGATTTGCCATCTCGTTTTTCTTTTTCTTCGCTGACTTTAGCACGTAATTTAGGCTTTTTACGTCGTGCCGCTTCCCACCATGCGGGCAGTAGCACTAACCAGCCAGCTTGAAGCAATCGATTACTTTCTGTCGTCAGAAAGCGCCATGCTGTTTCATTGTTCATCGGACGCTGTAAAATATCCGACGTTTCGGCGAATTGTGCTCTTGGTAAAGTAGCTCGTAGATGTTCTAGCCAGCCAGAAGCCCGATCTTGCACATGAATATTCCATTGTTCAGGCCATTTTCCATTAACATGTCCGTCAATTCCCAATTGTACAGGCACAAGCACCGTTTCATCGGCTTTGTCTTGCAGTACAAACTGTAATCGCCAGCCACTGTTAGCATCTTCCGGTTCTAGCAATTGAAGTGCCGGGCGAAAAGGAGCCGTGTCGCTTTTCCAACCGATGGAGACTAACCATGTTTCTTCGTCTAGTCCGGCTGTACTCTGGTTACGATCAAATAACTGCGGATATTCCCGCCGTAGATCAGCGGCTTCTGCTTCACTGTTGTAATATTGGCGGAATACAGTAGCAGAGAATGCCGCTTGTAGTCCTTGAACGAATTGCAGTTGAGACGAATTTTTGAGCAAAGCCCGAATATCACGTTCAACTCCGTCTTCCTGCGCCCATTCTAACAGCACATCTTGATCCCAGCTCCACTGCAATTTGCCTTTGCGATACGAGGCTAGACTCGGTAGATATTTACGTTCGTCCAGACAGCGCTCCAGATAAGGAGCTAACTTGCGAATCTGAGCAGTTTCACCTTCCCAATTCCACTGCACATGATGAAGTAAAGGAGCAGATGCAAAATAAGGAATAACCTGTTCAGCAGGCAATACAATCAGTTCTACTTCCGGTGTTTCTTCTACTTCAAGTTCTGTCCCGTAAAAAGAATCTTCATGCCATGCAAATAGCAGATGCTTGAGATAAGTAGCAGGTACAAATCCATAAGCTTCTTTGGAACCGTAGATTAGAGCATCGCCATACTCGCTGAGTCCCATCTGGACAGTGATGTGTTGAATATAATGACTCATGGTATCAGCTTTCCTTTCCGCAATTCTTCTTGAAGTGCACGCAAGCGACTATGACGCTGAGCAAATTGCTCGATAAAATCAGTCCAGCGTGGTTCTTGCTTTATTTTTTTATACAATTTGGCTAGGCGTTTGAGTAATTTGACTGCCGCTTTGTAGCCTTGCCTATTTTTGTGTGCCATATGACGCTCTACCGCTTGATGGTAAAAAGGCAACAACATCTCTGGTGCATTATTTTCTAAGGGTTGCAGTTCGGTCACTTTGTAATTGGCAGGATCATTGCCAGCCGCTAACTGATAATCCATCCATAATTGCCATTTGCCATAAGCTAATAATTTTTCTTCGTAAATGCGTCCGCCGACAGGCAATAACTTTTCCAGTGCAATCCACATCTGGGGTTCTTCTGCTGGAAGTTCTGCAATCACTTGCTCCCAGTAAGAAGCGTAATGTTGTAAATTTGACTGTTGTTGACGCAATACATCGGCAAGTTCAGTCAGCCAGTGGGCTAACCGTTGCCACTGTGCTTGCTGAGTCAAACGTTCCAGATAATCCGGTAACCGATCAGGATAAAAATCTTGCTTGGTAGCTGCGGTATGGATTAGAGCAAGTGCAACTTCATCATGCTCGGCGCCACGTTCAAAATGAATATAACTTTGTGCTAACCACCATGCTTGCTTGAGTGCGGAATGACCGGATCGCGGTTCTAGTT contains:
- a CDS encoding N-acetylglucosamine kinase — encoded protein: MEYYLGIDAGGSKTIAYITNEQGQLIGQGRAGAGNHQTTGLLAGEQIGLAIEQALQQASIQRDQLTSSCFGLAGADRPADYAILHPMIQSLGFHHYDLVGDTMIGLRAGTTNAYGIAVICGTGTNSAGMNPAGESYQCGGFDYMYGDFGGGGSLCIEVFRSVIRAWDGRGHSTVLTELLLDMLHYSDVHTLFHDYLDHHYQVPVQVAELLFTAAAWGDGVALDILAKQGQEIGKSITAIVNRLQMHTLSFDVVMAGSLLTRGDRDWIRPQIEQALQQSAPHASLVKLKVEPVIGAILRAMEQAGRHITPQVYKQLYDIGSLTTVQAKEQSI
- a CDS encoding 6-phospho-beta-glucosidase — translated: MNRTQGLKVAVIGGGSSYTPELVEGFIRYYQDLPIRELWLVDIEQGLHKLTIVGELAKRMVAASGLPIKIHLTTNRREAIKDADYVSTQMRVGMLEARSVDERIPLQYGVIGQETTGPGGMMKALRTIPVLLDICRDIEELASNAWLLNFTNPAGMVTEAIHKHSKVRSIGLCNAPIGLIKWLTAHYQVEPHQVYAEFVGLNHLHWVTRIDIEGQSKLTELLAQREEYSAANVPQQGWDAEFLLSLQALPSYYLKYFYMTPQMLQDQLLAFENEGTRAQVVQRVEQELFELYRDPELQEKPKQLEQRGGAYYSEAAVNLMRSLHNGTGDIQTLNVPNRGIIDFLPDDACIEVNCVVTQQGPLPIQLSTVPDHIKGLMHAVKTYEQLTIQAAITGDRQLALQAMVHHPLVPSIAIAKDMLDEMLEANRDYLPLFFPKEHLAVAESR
- a CDS encoding glycosyl hydrolase family 8; this encodes MRTSSTKARWLSFSLVIILFSISLSGILGLSTSAYAANEKKPFPQQVNYAGIIKPNHVTQAAMNQTVASYYSYWKSTYLKNDLSSLPGGYYVRGDITGDAEGFDPLGTSEGQGYGMVITALMAGQDTQAQTIYNGLFKTARAYKSSGNPALMGWVVADDTAAQGHFGSATDGDLDIAYSLLLAHTQWGSAGTVNYLSEAKKMISAIKSSYVTSNNGINLGDWDTKNSYDTRPSDWMLSHFHAFYDVTGDQTWLNVINNLYSKYAQFSSSYSPNTGLISDFVVGNPAKPAPEWFLDEFKETNEYNYNASRVPLRIVMDYAMYGDTRGKNIANKIAVWIKGKTSGKPASIKDGYQLNGTARGTYATAVFVAPFVAAGVTDHAHQTWVNTGWDWMKNSKESYFSDSYNLLSMLFISGNWWKPTAS
- a CDS encoding endonuclease/exonuclease/phosphatase family protein — its product is MKCLTLNTHSWHETNQLEKISQLAHFINQQQFDVIALQEVNQSMSEPHVELSVLEESRYYATDRNVNIRQNNFAYVLLQQLSSDYYWTWVPTHQTRQTYDEGLAILTRTPIVQASYDFVSQLQDYNNYRTRRLLMVQTEISGQPVWIADGHYGWWHDEEHFRGQWDRTEQLLAPYQDQLILMLGDLNNVAEIREEGYDYVMSKGWFDTYTLAKVKDDGHTVVKAIAGWENNATSLRIDYILTNRPLSVRSSAVALNGVNGAIVSDHLGVAVELDLE
- a CDS encoding DEAD/DEAH box helicase yields the protein MSHYIQHITVQMGLSEYGDALIYGSKEAYGFVPATYLKHLLFAWHEDSFYGTELEVEETPEVELIVLPAEQVIPYFASAPLLHHVQWNWEGETAQIRKLAPYLERCLDERKYLPSLASYRKGKLQWSWDQDVLLEWAQEDGVERDIRALLKNSSQLQFVQGLQAAFSATVFRQYYNSEAEAADLRREYPQLFDRNQSTAGLDEETWLVSIGWKSDTAPFRPALQLLEPEDANSGWRLQFVLQDKADETVLVPVQLGIDGHVNGKWPEQWNIHVQDRASGWLEHLRATLPRAQFAETSDILQRPMNNETAWRFLTTESNRLLQAGWLVLLPAWWEAARRKKPKLRAKVSEEKEKRDGKSFFGLDALIDFDWRVSIGDTDLSEEEFLELAARNERLVLFRGQWIALDPELLEQIRRAMNGIDKRRGLSFQDVLQLHLMRQHRIAQAAEEEAIEEESTRVELEVELNEHLTSLIEKINQQVDLPLTPIPAGLQAQLRPYQHEGYSWLSFLRKFGLGACLADDMGLGKTVQLITYLLHIKEHAEIAIHQLAEQFHQTEEMQNMHQETIFSPTSLVICPTSVLGNWQKEISRFAPSLTVALHYGSKRRSGAEFQQLIDHADVILTSYATASLDQELLQSYTWATICLDEAQNIKNAQTRQSQTVRSLSAMHRVALTGTPIENRLAELWSIYDFITPGYLGTAKGFQERFSNAIEKDHDEERTLHLQRLVKPFMLRRTKKDPNIQLNLPEKNEMKTYIHLTAEQGVLYDQAVNSLMQQMNNLDGIKRKGAILSALTQLKQLCDHPILVTKEAPPEPEKGKRFNTEAWISRSAKLERLLAMVKELREEGEQCLIFTQYIGMGQLMQKILEEELQENVLYLNGSTSKTARDRMIEQFQAPAVEGDFTKPSVFILSLKAGGVGLNLTAANHVFHVDRWWNPAVENQATDRAYRMGQTRDVQVHKFISLGTLEERIDEMLESKQQLSDNVISNSEGWITELSNDALKDLFALRREWAE